The proteins below are encoded in one region of Aquisphaera giovannonii:
- a CDS encoding flavodoxin family protein, which yields MSRIRVAIVYHSGRGHTRRVAEAVRAGVEEAECAEALLLSVEEAGTRWDDLDAASAIIFGAPTYMAGASAAFKAFQEASSQVMSARGFAWRDKVAAGFTNSGALAGDKLSTLIQIALFAAQHGMHWVNLGLPPANNSSTGSADELNRLGFWLGAGAQSNVDQGPSLAPPESDLATARHLGRRVAGVALQLDRGRADSAAGCASNVRPA from the coding sequence GTGTCTCGAATTCGCGTCGCCATCGTGTACCACAGCGGCCGCGGCCATACTCGGCGGGTGGCCGAGGCCGTCCGTGCCGGCGTCGAGGAGGCCGAGTGCGCCGAAGCCCTGCTGCTGAGCGTCGAGGAGGCCGGCACGCGATGGGACGACCTGGACGCCGCGTCGGCCATCATCTTCGGCGCCCCGACCTACATGGCCGGCGCCTCCGCCGCGTTCAAGGCCTTCCAGGAGGCGAGCTCGCAGGTCATGTCCGCCCGGGGCTTCGCCTGGCGGGACAAGGTGGCCGCCGGGTTCACCAACTCGGGGGCCCTGGCCGGCGACAAGCTGTCCACCCTGATCCAGATCGCCCTGTTCGCGGCCCAGCACGGCATGCACTGGGTGAACCTGGGCCTGCCCCCGGCGAACAACTCCTCGACCGGGTCCGCCGACGAGCTCAACCGGCTAGGCTTCTGGCTCGGCGCCGGCGCACAGTCGAATGTCGACCAGGGCCCGAGCCTCGCGCCGCCGGAGTCCGACCTCGCCACGGCACGTCACCTGGGCCGACGCGTGGCCGGCGTAGCCCTTCAGCTCGACCGCGGCAGGGCCGATTCGGCGGCAGGCTGCGCCTCGAACGTACGCCCGGCATGA
- a CDS encoding sigma-70 family RNA polymerase sigma factor produces the protein MADHSARDAADAFDPHRPALLRVAYRMLGSVADAEDVVQDAFLRWLEADRREILEPAAFLSRVVMRLCLDHLKSARHRREAYVGPWLPEPVVDAPGEEVEDVTLPLLLALERLSPLERAAFLLHDVFGIGFDEVAETIGRGPAACRQLASRARTHVRAARPRFPVAPERGLEIAQAFFAASRQGRMEELRALLAEDVVVHADGGGKVTAVGRPIEGMDAALRLHESLARLFHRSMSRLVHVGFINGLPGFVTVEEGATLQTTALHVVGDRIAAIYVVRNPEKLRHLSGHLS, from the coding sequence ATGGCCGATCATTCCGCCCGCGACGCCGCCGACGCGTTCGACCCGCACCGGCCGGCCTTGCTCCGCGTCGCCTACCGGATGCTCGGGTCGGTCGCGGACGCCGAGGACGTCGTGCAGGATGCATTCCTCCGCTGGCTCGAGGCCGATCGGCGCGAGATCCTGGAGCCGGCCGCCTTCCTGAGTCGGGTCGTGATGCGCCTCTGCCTCGACCATCTCAAGTCCGCCCGGCATCGCCGCGAGGCCTACGTCGGGCCGTGGCTGCCCGAGCCGGTCGTCGACGCCCCGGGAGAGGAGGTCGAGGACGTCACGCTGCCGCTCCTGCTCGCCCTGGAGAGGCTGTCTCCGCTCGAGCGGGCCGCGTTCCTGCTCCACGACGTCTTCGGCATCGGCTTCGACGAGGTCGCGGAGACGATCGGCCGGGGGCCGGCCGCGTGCCGCCAGCTCGCGAGCCGGGCGCGGACGCACGTCCGCGCGGCGAGGCCGCGTTTCCCGGTCGCCCCGGAACGCGGGCTGGAGATCGCCCAGGCGTTCTTCGCGGCCAGTCGCCAGGGCCGCATGGAGGAGCTCAGGGCGCTGCTCGCGGAGGACGTGGTCGTGCACGCCGACGGCGGCGGCAAGGTCACGGCGGTGGGGCGCCCGATCGAGGGCATGGACGCGGCCCTGCGGCTCCACGAGTCGCTGGCGCGGCTCTTCCACCGGTCCATGTCGCGACTCGTCCACGTCGGCTTCATCAACGGCCTGCCCGGGTTCGTCACCGTCGAGGAAGGGGCCACGCTCCAGACCACGGCGCTCCACGTCGTCGGCGACCGGATCGCGGCGATCTACGTGGTGCGCAACCCCGAGAAGCTGCGGCACCTCTCGGGCCATCTTTCGTGA
- a CDS encoding alpha/beta hydrolase translates to MQCARNFAIGIALLAWAGGGRSDGQTPKPAATTPNPDSQYRLGPDSMPQEGVPKGEIRGPFTLPSQVYSGTQHTYWVYVPAQYDPAKPAALMVFQDGQAFKDEKGDMRAQNVMDNLIYRREIPVMIGVFINPGRRPDQPEPTPRNWGDRDTNRPTEYNSLDDRYARVVTEELMPALKKDYAISDDPEMHGIGGSSSGAIAAFTVAWERPDAFRKVLSNVGSFVNIRGGHAYPDKILAAEKKPIRVYLCDGRNDNRGQRRGKYDPTWDWFYQNVRMMKALTQKGYDVNYAWGMNGHGQKFGGAILPDMMRWLWRDGPVSTDPDDAAERSFRPAARRG, encoded by the coding sequence ATGCAATGCGCGAGGAACTTCGCCATCGGAATCGCCCTGCTCGCATGGGCCGGCGGCGGCCGATCCGACGGCCAGACGCCGAAGCCGGCGGCGACCACCCCCAATCCGGACTCGCAATACCGGCTCGGTCCGGACTCGATGCCGCAGGAGGGCGTGCCGAAGGGGGAGATCCGCGGGCCGTTCACCCTGCCGAGCCAGGTGTATTCCGGCACCCAGCACACCTACTGGGTCTACGTCCCCGCGCAGTACGATCCGGCGAAGCCCGCCGCGCTGATGGTCTTCCAGGACGGCCAGGCGTTCAAGGACGAGAAGGGCGACATGCGGGCCCAGAACGTGATGGACAACCTGATCTATCGCCGCGAGATCCCGGTCATGATCGGCGTGTTCATCAACCCCGGCCGGCGCCCCGACCAGCCCGAGCCGACGCCCCGGAACTGGGGCGACCGCGACACCAACCGCCCGACCGAATACAACTCGCTCGACGACCGCTACGCGCGGGTGGTCACCGAGGAGCTGATGCCCGCCTTGAAGAAGGACTACGCCATCTCCGACGACCCGGAGATGCACGGCATCGGCGGGTCCAGCTCGGGCGCCATCGCGGCGTTCACCGTGGCGTGGGAGCGGCCGGACGCATTCCGCAAGGTGCTGAGCAACGTCGGCAGCTTCGTCAACATCCGGGGCGGCCACGCCTACCCGGACAAGATCCTGGCCGCGGAGAAGAAGCCGATCCGCGTCTACCTCTGCGACGGCCGGAACGACAACCGGGGCCAGCGCCGGGGCAAGTACGACCCGACCTGGGACTGGTTCTATCAGAACGTCCGGATGATGAAGGCCCTGACTCAGAAGGGCTACGACGTCAACTATGCATGGGGCATGAACGGCCACGGCCAGAAGTTCGGCGGGGCCATCCTCCCGGACATGATGCGATGGCTCTGGCGTGACGGGCCGGTTTCCACCGACCCCGACGATGCGGCGGAGCGGAGCTTCCGCCCCGCCGCGAGGCGAGGGTGA
- a CDS encoding PEP-CTERM sorting domain-containing protein, with amino-acid sequence MMKRRGSALFFLAIALAAPGASRADFLTIPNPDAAYLASTTKLEVTGDQFSTLTSLSDGALTVQFSTAMEILDVPDGWTTWSSPPQSESDTPRVLWTQGPSQVTLNFSSGLSTFGFEAQPDAFGAFGITATFYSGADEVGSITRDVDGNSGALLFAGTVTAGTGPISRVVVSTAAGGFAIAQLRYAIGGTAVPEPSAVLLMATGLIGAGLVRLRRRVRLA; translated from the coding sequence ATGATGAAGCGACGAGGCTCGGCCCTGTTCTTCCTTGCGATCGCCCTGGCGGCACCCGGCGCATCGCGTGCCGACTTCCTGACCATCCCGAATCCCGACGCCGCCTACCTGGCTTCGACGACGAAGCTCGAGGTGACCGGGGACCAATTCAGCACCCTCACCTCGCTCTCCGACGGCGCCCTCACGGTCCAGTTCTCGACCGCGATGGAGATCCTGGACGTCCCCGACGGATGGACGACCTGGTCGTCGCCGCCCCAGTCCGAGAGCGACACGCCCAGGGTGCTGTGGACCCAGGGGCCGAGCCAGGTGACGCTGAATTTCAGCTCCGGGCTCTCGACCTTCGGGTTTGAAGCCCAGCCCGACGCCTTCGGCGCCTTCGGGATCACGGCGACCTTCTACAGCGGGGCGGACGAGGTCGGCTCGATCACCCGAGACGTCGACGGGAACTCCGGCGCCCTGCTCTTCGCCGGGACGGTCACCGCCGGGACCGGGCCGATCAGCAGGGTCGTCGTCAGCACCGCGGCGGGCGGCTTCGCGATCGCCCAGCTGAGGTACGCGATCGGCGGGACGGCGGTCCCGGAGCCGTCGGCCGTGCTCCTGATGGCGACGGGCCTGATCGGCGCCGGGCTGGTCCGCCTCCGCCGGCGCGTCCGGCTGGCCTGA